One Triticum dicoccoides isolate Atlit2015 ecotype Zavitan chromosome 4B, WEW_v2.0, whole genome shotgun sequence genomic window carries:
- the LOC119295660 gene encoding uncharacterized protein LOC119295660: MSSATTYAESIASCRTPAPIRSPSLAATAAAVPDAAPLPVRRQLDFPSGDGNTDDDDDLFFLVAEEMERNLDQVTRRAEQSLTPPTVALAHSAFREKLCICGRGPCAVEWKEGGWAYVCSAPPKCRHSSYCMDSDVNPSSQPAFLSHHEPHNHMTNGTTQVNVSPQGAGATTPVNVTPQRDGARTPVTFSPQGARSSGEVPTCKCTAGRCKTAKENGVVYYVCHIPKGQGACSHHEPIEVAAEEPPLTGYTGYTNPRESEHLGYNPVAKEANVHAMMGGHNETRLFDPDQPPEYDEWPFEIVEGDVVPTAHLWPAHPTPIAAVAQGSPVMLRQQFAMVQVGTPTKSPMPPKCTVSPNTPRSGSCYRCHEEGHWTINCPKKGTCYHCGMVGHFVKDCPGVRTEK, translated from the exons ATGAGCAGTGCCACCACCTACGCGGAGAGCATCGCTTCCTGCCGCACTCCAGCTCCCATCCGCTCCCCATCCCTCGCAGCCACGGCGGCGGCGGTCCCCGACGCAGCCCCCCTCCCCGTGAGGCGGCAGCTCGATTTCCCCAGCGGCGACGGCAACACGGATGACGATGATGACCTTTTCTTTCTCGTCGCAGAGGAGATGGAGCGAAACCTAGACCAGGTCACGCGCCGCGCCGAGCAGAGCTTGACGCCGCCGACGGTTGCGCTGGCACACTCGGCTTTCCGTGAGAAGCTGTGCATTTGCGGGCGCGGGCCGTGTGCCGTTGAGTGGAAGGAGGGAGGATGGGCATACGTCTGCTCGGCGCCGCCG AAGTGCAGACATTCTTCTTATTGCATGGACTCTGATGTCAATCCAAGTTCACAGCCTGCCTTTTTGAGTCATCATGAACCCCACAATCATATGACTAATGGTACAACTCAAGTTAATGTTAGTCCCCAAGGCGCTGGTGCTACAACTCCAGTAAATGTTACTCCCCAACGTGATGGTGCTAGAACTCCAGTTACTTTTAGTCCCCAAGGAGCTAGATCCAGTGGTGAAGTACCGACCTGCAAGTGTACTGCTGGGAGGTGCAAAACTGCGAAAGAAAACGGGGTGGTCTACTATGTGTGTCATATACCAAAG GGACAAGGTGCATGCTCTCACCACGAGCCAATCGAAGTTGCTGCTGAAGAACCACCACTAACTGGATACACTGGATACACTAATCCAAGGGAGAGTGAACATTTGGGGTACAATCCAGTTGCAAAGGAAGCTAATGTGCATGCCATGATGGGAGGCCACAATGAAACTAGACTATTCGATCCTGATCAACCCCCTGAATATGATGAATGGCCGTTTGAAATTGTTGAGGGTGATGTTGTACCCACAGCCCACTTGTGGCCTGCTCACCCAACACCCATTGCTGCAGTCGCTCAGGGATCGCCAGTTATGCTGCGCCAACAGTTTGCTATGGTTCAAGTGGGAACACCAACTAAATCACCCATGCCACCTAAATGTACCGTCAGCCCCAATACTCCTCGGTCAGGCAGTTGTTACCGGTGCCATGAAGAAGGACATTGGACCATCAACTGCCCTAAGAAAGGCACTTGTTACCACTGTGGTATGGTTGGGCACTTTGTGAAGGATTGCCCTGGAGTACGCACCGAGAAATGA